One window from the genome of Nicotiana sylvestris chromosome 9, ASM39365v2, whole genome shotgun sequence encodes:
- the LOC104250134 gene encoding putative kinase-like protein TMKL1, with product MALQRLLLSLYILFFIAFTSLYTSSAAAASDVELLLLKIKPSLQGSSENLLLSSWNTSVPLCQWRGLKWVFINGTSLLCTDLSSPQWTSLLLYRNPSLHLVSLQLPSANLTGTLPRELGELSTLQSLYLGVNSLHGNIPLELGYSSSLSDIELSSNTLSGTVPASIWNLCDRLVSLRLHGNSLSGSLPNPALPDATCKNLQFLDFGQNMFSGYFPEFITRFNGLKDLDLGDNNFSGPVPDTLAALKLEKLNLSHNNFSGVLPNFGESKFGVEVFEGNNPTLCGHPLGPCSGSSGLSPGAIAGIVIGLMSAMVVVVSLLIGYFQGKKRKHADEEEDEFEEVEDEETGDGGGGEGKLILFQGGEHLTLEDVLNATGQVMEKTSYGTIYKAKLADGGTIALRLLREGSCKDGSSCLSVIKHLGKVRHENLIPLRAFYQGKRGEKLLIYDYLPNRNLHELLHESRVGKPVLNWARRHKIALGIARGLAHLHGLETPITHGNVRSKNVLVDEFFVARLTEFGLDKIMIPVVADEIIALAKADGYKPPELQRMKKCNSRTDVYAFGILLLEILLGKKPGKNGRNGDNVDLPALVKVAVLEETTMEVFDVELLKGIRNPMEEGLVQALRLAMGCCAPVATVRPSMEEVVRQLEENRPRNRSALYSPAETRSGSGTPF from the exons ATGGCACTTCAGAGGCTGCTTCTCTCCTTGTACATTCTCTTTTTCATAGCCTTCACTAGCTTGTACACTTCTTCTGCTGCTGCTGCATCTGATGTTGAGCTTCTCTTGCTAAAGATCAAACCCTCACTTCAGGGCAGTTCAGAGAATTTGTTGTTATCTTCTTGGAACACTTCAGTTCCACTCTGTCAATGGAGAGGTCTCAAATGGGTTTTCATCAATGGAACTTCTTTGCTCTGCACTGACCTCTCTTCACCTCAATGGACAAGTCTTTTACTTTACAGAAACCCATCTTTGCATCTTGTTTCTCTTCAGTTGCCATCAGCTAATCTCACTGGAACACTCCCAAGAGAACTTGGTGAGCTTTCTACATTGCAAAGTCTTTATCTTGGTGTTAATTCACTCCATGGGAACATTCCTCTTGAGCTTGGCTACAGCTCTTCTCTCTCTGATATTGAGTTGAGTAGCAACACTCTGAGTGGGACAGTTCCAGCTTCAATATGGAATCTTTGTGATAGGCTTGTTTCTCTCAGGCTTCATGGTAATTCTTTGTCTGGTTCTCTTCCTAACCCTGCATTGCCTGATGCTACTTGTAAAAATTTGCAGTTTCTTGATTTTGGGCAAAACATGTTTTCTGGGTATTTTCCTGAATTTATAACTAGGTTTAATGGTCTTAAAGATCTTGATTTGGGGGATAACAATTTTTCTGGGCCAGTTCCTGACACTTTAGCTGCATTAAAGCTGGAAAAATTGAATCTTTCACACAATAATTTTAGTGGGGTGTTGCCAAATTTTGGGGAATCAAAGTTTGGTGTGGAGGTTTTTGAGGGGAACAATCCTACTCTTTGTGGGCATCCTTTAGGGCCTTGTAGTGGAAGCTCTGGTTTGAGTCCTGGTGCAATTGCTGGTATTGTTATTGGTTTGATGAGTGCAATGGTGGTTGTGGTGTCATTGTTGATTGGGTattttcaagggaaaaagagaaaacatgcagatgaagaagaggatgaaTTTGAGGAAGTTGAAGATGAGGAAACTGGCGATGGCGGTGGTGGTGAGGGGAAGTTAATCTTGTTTCAAGGGGGTGAGCATCTGACACTGGAGGATGTGCTGAATGCGACGGGGCAAGTGATGGAGAAGACTAGTTATGGGACTATTTATAAGGCAAAATTAGCTGATGGTGGAACCATTGCTTTGAGGTTGTTGAGGGAAGGCAGTTGTAAGGATGGAAGTTCATGTTTATCTGTGATTAAACATCTGGGAAAAGTTAGACATGAgaatttgattcctttgagagCCTTCTATCAAGGGAAGAGAGGGGAGAAGCTTCTCATTTACGATTATCTCCCCAACAGAAATCTTCATGAACTCTTACATG AATCAAGAGTTGGGAAGCCAGTATTGAATTGGGCTAGGCGACACAAAATAGCATTGGGCATAGCCAGAGGACTAGCACACCTTCATGGTCTGGAAACACCCATTACCCATGGGAATGTTAGGTCAAAGAATGTTCTTGTCGATGAATTCTTCGTTGCCAGGCTTACTGAATTTGGACTTGACAAGATAATGATCCCAGTTGTAGCTGATGAAATCATAGCACTCGCAAAAGCTGATGGTTACAAGCCACCTGAGCTGCaaagaatgaagaagtgcaattcGAGAACTGATGTTTACGCTTTTGGAATCCTACTACTGGAGATTCTGCTAGGAAAGAAGCCTGGAAAGAATGGAAGAAATGGCGACAATGTTGATTTGCCTGCACTAGTGAAAGTAGCCGTTTTGGAGGAAACAACAATGGAGGTATTCGACGTGGAACTTCTGAAGGGAATTAGGAATCCAATGGAAGAAGGTTTGGTACAAGCCTTGAGACTTGCGATGGGTTGTTGTGCTCCTGTGGCTACCGTTAGACCGTCGATGGAAGAAGTCGTACGGCAGTTGGAGGAGAACAGACCGAGAAACCGGTCTGCTTTGTACAGCCCTGCTGAAACTAGGAGTGGAAGTGGTACTCCCTTTTAA